From a single Loigolactobacillus coryniformis subsp. coryniformis KCTC 3167 = DSM 20001 genomic region:
- a CDS encoding cytochrome ubiquinol oxidase subunit I — translation MFVLGVSLLSLARFQFAMTTIFHFFFVPFSIGMALLTAIMETIYVFKRDEDYKKMAKFWGKIFLLSFAVGVVTGIIQEFQFGMNWSDYSRFMGDIFGAPLAIEALLAFFMESVFIGMWMFTWDRFKPAIHALFIWLVMLGSSISALWILTANSFMQNPVAYRIANGRAEMASFTGLLKNPQLWVEFPHVIFGAFTTAAFALAGMAAWRLLKKENKDFYRKSLRVGLWVGLVAAILTVAVGDLQTQQVVKDQPMKFAATEGIYKDTGDPASWSVVQGFDTKNKKVTWSIEVPKMLSLLTYHKASGSVKGMDTINKELHAKYDGKFGSDISYYVPPKTLFWSFRIMAGSGMFFILIAVLGLWFSRAKRNTLQNKRWLLYVLGISLWLPFIANTCGWLITELGRFPWIVYGLYTIADAVSPSVTAGDLWFSNTMYFLIFTLLGGTMIYFSHRTLVAGPDALDDGAGYDTNVDPMTKGAFSHE, via the coding sequence ATGTTTGTACTCGGGGTCAGTCTACTGTCGTTGGCGCGGTTCCAATTTGCAATGACAACGATCTTTCATTTCTTCTTCGTTCCTTTTTCAATTGGAATGGCGTTACTTACTGCTATTATGGAAACAATTTATGTGTTCAAGCGCGACGAAGATTACAAAAAGATGGCGAAATTTTGGGGTAAGATTTTTCTGCTAAGTTTTGCGGTCGGGGTCGTTACTGGTATCATTCAAGAATTTCAATTTGGGATGAATTGGTCAGATTACTCGCGGTTCATGGGTGATATTTTTGGTGCGCCACTGGCAATCGAAGCGTTATTGGCCTTTTTTATGGAATCAGTTTTTATCGGTATGTGGATGTTTACTTGGGATCGGTTCAAGCCAGCAATTCATGCGTTGTTCATCTGGCTAGTTATGTTAGGTTCTAGCATCTCGGCATTATGGATTTTAACGGCGAATAGTTTTATGCAAAATCCTGTGGCTTACCGGATCGCTAATGGCCGGGCGGAAATGGCTAGTTTTACTGGCTTATTAAAGAATCCACAGTTGTGGGTCGAATTTCCCCACGTTATTTTCGGTGCATTTACTACGGCGGCATTTGCTTTGGCTGGCATGGCGGCTTGGCGTCTGCTTAAAAAAGAAAATAAAGACTTCTATCGCAAATCATTGCGTGTCGGGCTATGGGTCGGTTTAGTAGCAGCCATTTTAACGGTTGCTGTTGGTGATCTGCAGACTCAGCAAGTGGTCAAGGATCAACCAATGAAATTTGCCGCAACAGAAGGGATTTATAAGGACACTGGTGACCCGGCATCATGGTCGGTGGTCCAAGGCTTTGACACCAAGAATAAAAAAGTTACTTGGAGTATTGAGGTGCCGAAGATGTTGAGTTTATTGACATATCATAAGGCATCCGGGTCGGTTAAAGGGATGGACACCATCAATAAAGAACTACACGCTAAGTATGATGGTAAATTTGGTTCAGATATTAGCTACTATGTTCCACCGAAAACTTTATTCTGGAGTTTCCGAATCATGGCTGGTAGCGGGATGTTCTTCATCCTGATTGCAGTTTTAGGCTTATGGTTTAGTCGAGCTAAGCGGAATACTTTACAAAATAAACGTTGGCTGTTGTACGTGCTCGGCATTAGTCTTTGGTTGCCATTTATTGCTAATACTTGTGGGTGGTTGATCACTGAACTAGGACGGTTCCCGTGGATCGTTTATGGTTTGTACACGATCGCTGATGCGGTATCACCAAGTGTGACGGCAGGAGATCTTTGGTTCTCCAATACGATGTACTTCCTGATCTTCACGCTGCTCGGTGGAACAATGATCTACTTCTCTCACCGGACATTGGTCGCCGGGCCAGATGCGTTAGACGATGGCGCTGGTTATGATACGAATGTCGATCCAATGACAAAGGGGGCCTTCAGTCATGAGTAG
- a CDS encoding TIM-barrel domain-containing protein, whose protein sequence is MTDQQLGQPENIITGQYYRFTVLTSRMVRLEYSVNEHFEDHLTQIVQNRNLGEPEFEVFRHRNQHELEIVTDYFHLYYEGGPLTPDSLYIDTKYGYSSYNNRWNFGQPVETLKGTVRTLDKADGAVPLEEGLMSRNGYSVINDSHSFIIENDLLRPRTAAGDDWYYLAYGHDFFSCLQDYYRLTGFPPLLPRYALGNWWSRYHAYTQAEYQELFENFNRAGVPFSIAVLDIDWHLTRVPHRFGSGWTGYTWNRKLFPQPEKLLTWLHEHGKKVTLNLHPADGIRAFEEWYPTVAKRLQLDTAAEEPALFNLRDETFRKSYFEDVHHPLEKMGVDFWWIDWQQGTNFTEQQVDPLWLLNHYHFKDSRERHGEGLILSRYAGLGSHRYPVGFSGDTIVTWNSLAFQPHFTATATNIGYTWWSHDIGGHMHGIRDDELALRWLQFGVFSPIMRLHSSGNLFGGKEPQNYNQEIAEIMRRFLRLRHELIPYLDSANFATHTFGIPLVRPMYYHHDEPTAYELRNQAMFGSELLVAPIVKPKIERLDQSKVTMWFPEGQWFDFFTGLRYEGNVTLNVFRDNHRYPVFVRAGGIVPMNPHPLDDVMRLPQTLAVKIYPGADNKYRMYEHQDEHTAVTTFVWSWQHRRFTIKVDDPGNILPSKRVFQLNFIGVTPFKTHVDAAAKKCVTTHSNRIIFVQNNCAEFGATFSQMELVAQRDQIVERLFDKLRRAQIDFDTKELIWEKFLAAETKIQFISFLNTLTDQELATLLYEIVYLL, encoded by the coding sequence GTGACTGATCAGCAATTAGGCCAGCCAGAAAACATTATCACTGGGCAGTACTATCGCTTTACCGTTTTGACATCACGCATGGTGCGCTTGGAATATAGTGTCAATGAACATTTTGAGGATCACTTAACTCAGATCGTACAAAATCGCAATCTTGGTGAACCTGAATTTGAAGTTTTCCGTCATCGCAATCAACACGAACTAGAAATCGTCACTGACTATTTCCACCTCTACTATGAAGGTGGCCCACTAACGCCAGATTCACTTTATATCGATACTAAATATGGTTACTCTTCCTATAATAATCGTTGGAATTTTGGTCAACCTGTTGAAACCCTTAAAGGGACTGTACGGACATTAGATAAAGCCGATGGTGCGGTACCATTAGAAGAAGGCTTAATGAGTCGAAATGGTTATTCAGTAATCAACGACAGTCACTCCTTTATCATTGAAAACGACCTGCTCCGGCCGCGAACCGCCGCGGGTGACGATTGGTACTACCTCGCATACGGCCATGATTTTTTCTCCTGTCTGCAAGACTATTACCGTCTAACTGGCTTTCCGCCATTATTGCCCCGCTATGCCTTAGGTAACTGGTGGAGTCGCTACCACGCCTATACTCAGGCCGAATATCAAGAATTATTCGAGAACTTCAATCGTGCTGGCGTACCATTTTCAATTGCCGTCTTGGATATTGACTGGCATTTAACCCGCGTTCCGCACCGCTTTGGTAGCGGCTGGACTGGTTACACGTGGAATCGGAAACTTTTCCCTCAACCGGAAAAACTACTGACCTGGTTGCACGAACATGGTAAAAAAGTCACGCTCAACCTGCATCCCGCTGATGGGATTCGTGCATTTGAAGAATGGTACCCCACCGTGGCTAAACGGCTGCAGCTAGATACCGCAGCCGAAGAACCAGCACTATTTAATTTACGCGATGAAACCTTCCGTAAAAGTTACTTTGAAGATGTCCACCATCCGCTAGAAAAAATGGGCGTTGATTTTTGGTGGATCGACTGGCAGCAAGGTACCAATTTTACCGAACAACAAGTCGATCCACTGTGGCTACTAAACCATTATCACTTTAAAGATAGTCGCGAACGTCATGGTGAAGGCCTCATTCTTTCACGTTACGCTGGTCTAGGTAGTCATCGTTATCCGGTTGGCTTTTCCGGTGATACCATCGTAACGTGGAACTCGCTGGCCTTTCAGCCACATTTTACCGCTACGGCAACTAACATCGGCTATACTTGGTGGAGTCACGATATCGGCGGCCATATGCACGGTATTCGTGACGATGAATTGGCGCTACGTTGGCTGCAATTCGGTGTCTTCAGTCCGATCATGCGCCTACATTCCAGCGGCAACTTATTCGGCGGTAAAGAACCGCAGAACTATAATCAAGAAATTGCCGAGATCATGCGGCGTTTCCTACGTTTACGCCATGAACTGATCCCGTACCTGGACTCAGCTAACTTTGCGACCCACACATTCGGTATTCCGTTAGTCCGACCAATGTATTATCACCATGATGAACCGACCGCCTATGAATTACGTAATCAAGCAATGTTCGGCTCAGAACTATTGGTGGCACCGATCGTGAAACCCAAAATTGAACGTCTCGATCAATCAAAAGTCACGATGTGGTTTCCTGAAGGACAGTGGTTCGACTTTTTCACCGGACTACGCTATGAGGGTAATGTGACGCTCAATGTGTTCCGTGATAATCACCGTTACCCAGTATTCGTTCGTGCCGGTGGTATTGTTCCCATGAATCCACATCCACTCGATGACGTGATGCGGTTGCCGCAAACATTAGCTGTAAAAATTTATCCTGGTGCGGACAACAAATATCGGATGTACGAGCACCAAGATGAGCATACTGCGGTTACTACTTTCGTCTGGAGTTGGCAGCACCGGCGTTTCACGATCAAAGTCGATGACCCCGGTAATATTTTGCCAAGTAAACGAGTTTTCCAATTAAACTTCATCGGTGTCACTCCGTTTAAAACCCACGTTGATGCCGCTGCCAAAAAATGCGTCACTACTCACAGTAATCGTATTATTTTCGTACAAAATAATTGCGCTGAATTTGGTGCTACTTTTAGCCAAATGGAATTAGTCGCACAACGCGATCAAATCGTCGAACGACTGTTTGATAAATTACGGCGCGCACAGATTGATTTTGATACCAAAGAATTAATTTGGGAAAAATTTCTCGCCGCTGAAACTAAAATTCAGTTCATCAGTTTCCTGAATACACTGACTGATCAAGAATTAGCAACACTACTCTACGAGATCGTTTATCTACTATAA
- a CDS encoding GlsB/YeaQ/YmgE family stress response membrane protein, whose protein sequence is MFHLIWLLIVGAVIGALAGAITSRDLPLGWLGNIIAGLIGAWLGETLFGDWGPQIADLALLPAIAGAIIFVLIISWALTKIKHQK, encoded by the coding sequence GTGTTTCATTTAATTTGGCTATTGATCGTTGGCGCAGTGATCGGTGCGTTAGCAGGTGCGATTACTAGCCGCGATCTACCGTTAGGCTGGCTCGGCAATATTATTGCGGGACTGATCGGTGCTTGGCTCGGTGAAACATTATTTGGCGATTGGGGTCCGCAGATCGCAGATTTAGCACTATTACCAGCCATTGCTGGTGCCATTATTTTTGTCCTGATCATTTCGTGGGCGTTGACTAAAATCAAGCACCAAAAATAA
- a CDS encoding glycosyltransferase family 8 protein — translation MPELIKIASTANHTFVTPLMTLYVSILEHNPAVDFEFFIIDDALQPIDYRYLNTLCQYYPNCRRINFLRVDPAGYARAATSHRIIQSAYYRIDLPETLRNHERLLYLDCDMICRGKLLPLWHQNLHGRILGAVEDAGYVEARLDKMQIPHHEKCYFNSGLMLIDVAQWRRHKVSQRVKAFIAAHADQLRYHDQDALNAILADHWLRLHPKYNAQSRLLWREQQHREPAEEQRNEAARQAPVLLHYSGYRKPWNATDHHPAAAAFNAYQPLVQQLKLKTSEPTPFKMNSRTQK, via the coding sequence ATGCCGGAATTGATTAAAATTGCTTCCACCGCCAATCATACGTTTGTGACACCTCTGATGACCTTATACGTCTCTATTTTAGAACATAATCCAGCGGTCGATTTCGAGTTTTTCATCATCGATGATGCACTACAACCAATCGATTATCGCTATTTAAATACCCTGTGCCAATACTATCCTAATTGCCGACGCATCAACTTTTTACGTGTTGATCCAGCTGGTTACGCCAGGGCCGCTACCAGTCACCGCATCATTCAATCCGCCTATTATCGTATTGACTTACCAGAAACTTTACGTAATCATGAACGACTGCTTTACCTTGATTGTGATATGATCTGTCGCGGTAAATTATTGCCATTATGGCACCAAAACCTGCACGGCCGCATTCTTGGTGCCGTAGAAGATGCCGGTTACGTTGAAGCGCGCTTAGATAAAATGCAGATCCCCCATCACGAAAAATGCTACTTCAATTCTGGTTTGATGTTGATTGATGTAGCACAATGGCGCCGGCATAAAGTTTCGCAACGAGTCAAAGCATTTATCGCTGCCCACGCCGATCAATTACGCTACCACGATCAAGATGCGTTAAATGCTATTTTAGCCGATCACTGGCTACGATTGCACCCGAAATATAATGCTCAATCACGCTTACTTTGGCGTGAGCAGCAACATCGTGAACCTGCTGAAGAACAACGCAACGAAGCCGCTCGCCAAGCACCAGTATTGCTCCATTATTCGGGTTACCGTAAACCCTGGAATGCTACTGACCATCATCCGGCAGCGGCGGCTTTCAACGCGTATCAGCCATTGGTCCAGCAATTAAAACTTAAAACTAGTGAACCAACACCATTTAAAATGAATAGCAGAACACAAAAATAA
- the yidA gene encoding sugar-phosphatase, with protein sequence MIKIIAIDIDKTLLTSQNELAPATIKAIKAATAQGIKVVLSTGRPLIGVTAYLQQLGLDNQATEYVLTFNGASVATTAGNVLTEEALDYADYIELEALARRLELHFQIENNERLYTANRDIGEYTIYESSLVGIPVSYRTPEEMRDVPMPKGMFIDQPELITAALAQKTLFAPFTQRFNFMRSAPFFLEVTRKNVNKGNALAKLAEQLGLTAANVMAIGDQGNDLSMIEYAGTGVAMGNAIDSIKTAAQHITTDNDHDGVAQAIEKLALN encoded by the coding sequence GTGATAAAAATTATTGCCATCGATATTGATAAAACTTTACTGACTTCACAAAACGAATTGGCACCGGCAACGATCAAAGCCATCAAGGCAGCAACTGCGCAAGGAATCAAAGTTGTCTTAAGCACTGGTCGACCGTTGATCGGCGTCACAGCTTATTTGCAACAGCTAGGTTTGGATAATCAAGCAACGGAGTATGTGCTCACCTTCAATGGCGCTTCGGTCGCGACAACGGCGGGCAATGTGTTGACCGAAGAGGCGTTGGACTACGCTGATTATATTGAATTAGAAGCCTTAGCACGACGTTTAGAACTACATTTTCAAATTGAAAATAATGAGCGGCTTTATACGGCTAATCGGGATATTGGCGAATATACGATTTATGAATCTAGTTTGGTTGGTATTCCTGTCTCTTACCGGACGCCAGAGGAAATGCGTGATGTGCCGATGCCGAAAGGGATGTTTATTGATCAGCCAGAGTTGATCACCGCAGCTTTAGCGCAAAAGACGTTGTTTGCGCCGTTTACGCAACGATTCAACTTTATGCGTAGCGCACCATTTTTCCTAGAAGTGACGCGCAAGAACGTGAATAAAGGGAATGCGCTGGCTAAGTTGGCTGAGCAATTGGGGTTAACGGCAGCTAATGTGATGGCGATCGGTGATCAGGGCAACGATCTAAGCATGATCGAATACGCTGGCACCGGTGTGGCTATGGGGAATGCGATTGACAGCATTAAGACGGCAGCTCAGCATATTACAACGGATAATGATCATGACGGTGTGGCACAGGCAATTGAAAAATTAGCGTTAAACTAA
- a CDS encoding histidine phosphatase family protein, translated as MTEFYFIRHGVTPLNQQHRFCGSGIDTPLATVGIAGARRAGRFLQNIKFTHAYTSPLQRAQATLENVLAVNQAPQVPTTILADLREINLGDWDGDVLADHQQEQQCQYYFKQPELFDATVVHAESYTDLEQRGRRALLQIFQENPQGNVLIASHGVLLMTLLQRVLGVPLSEIRRHGVLDNTSVTQLSSNDGSHFTKEMWNETSFL; from the coding sequence GTGACTGAATTTTATTTCATCCGCCATGGTGTAACGCCGTTAAATCAGCAGCACCGTTTTTGCGGCAGCGGTATTGATACACCATTGGCGACGGTCGGAATTGCTGGTGCGCGGCGAGCCGGGCGTTTTTTACAGAATATTAAGTTTACCCACGCTTATACGTCGCCGCTACAGCGGGCGCAGGCAACTCTAGAAAATGTCTTGGCGGTCAACCAAGCGCCACAGGTACCGACAACGATTTTAGCTGACTTACGCGAGATCAATTTAGGTGATTGGGATGGTGATGTTTTAGCGGATCATCAGCAGGAGCAGCAATGCCAGTACTATTTCAAACAGCCGGAGCTTTTTGATGCAACGGTTGTGCATGCGGAAAGTTATACCGACTTAGAGCAGCGCGGGCGGCGGGCGTTACTGCAAATTTTTCAGGAAAATCCTCAAGGTAATGTGCTGATCGCTAGTCATGGGGTTTTGCTGATGACGTTATTGCAACGTGTGTTGGGTGTGCCGCTAAGTGAGATTCGGCGCCACGGGGTGCTGGACAATACTAGTGTGACCCAGTTAAGTAGCAATGACGGTAGCCATTTTACCAAGGAAATGTGGAATGAGACCAGCTTTCTGTAG
- the cls gene encoding cardiolipin synthase produces MSWVQIIVDVVVTLNAFLAIVTVFRQHRDISSTWAWLLVLVLLPIVGFLLYIFLGRGMGREKLFTIEHQDRTGLEEMIAMQQHDDVEFKTPLSEKVTANASSMVRLFEKTDNAPLTKRNQVEIFTDGDKKFAALFEDIRRAKHSVHIEYYTIYSDQIGQQLLGILEEKAAQGVEVRVLYDAFGSHGTTKKWFRRLEQLGGQAATFITSHSSITKTRLNYHCHRKIVVIDGKIGYTGGFNVGDQYLGRMPKFGYWRDTHLRIIGNAVLALQTRFIMDWNVSVQADRHVRYQLDYFPKPLQPKNASTALQIVTSGPTSDREQIKAGYIKMISMAKKSIWLQSPYLVPDESVLSALTIAAQSGIDVRIMIPHMPDHPFIYRATQYYAQILFAAGVKIYIYEKGFLHAKTAVMDGKISSVGSANQDFRSYKLNFEVNAFMYDIKVAKQLARIFTTDMADCRLLTQKEIEQQSYWLTIKQRFSRLLSPIL; encoded by the coding sequence ATGAGTTGGGTACAAATCATTGTGGACGTCGTCGTCACTTTGAATGCGTTTTTGGCGATCGTAACGGTTTTTCGCCAACATCGTGATATTTCTTCAACTTGGGCATGGCTACTGGTTTTGGTGTTATTACCGATCGTCGGCTTCTTACTGTATATTTTCTTAGGTCGCGGAATGGGTCGTGAAAAATTATTCACGATCGAACATCAAGATCGAACTGGTTTGGAAGAAATGATCGCCATGCAGCAGCATGACGATGTTGAATTTAAAACACCATTGTCGGAAAAAGTGACTGCCAATGCCAGTAGTATGGTGCGCTTGTTTGAGAAAACTGATAATGCACCGCTGACTAAGCGTAATCAGGTCGAAATTTTTACTGATGGCGATAAAAAGTTTGCCGCATTATTTGAGGATATTCGCCGAGCTAAACACAGTGTACATATTGAATACTACACGATCTACAGCGATCAGATTGGCCAGCAACTGTTAGGTATATTGGAAGAAAAGGCTGCACAAGGTGTAGAAGTGCGCGTGTTGTATGATGCGTTCGGTTCCCACGGTACGACCAAGAAATGGTTCCGTCGTTTGGAACAATTAGGTGGTCAAGCAGCGACGTTTATCACTTCGCATAGTTCAATCACCAAAACGCGCTTGAATTATCACTGTCACCGTAAAATTGTGGTGATCGATGGTAAGATCGGCTATACCGGTGGCTTTAACGTCGGTGATCAATATCTTGGGCGGATGCCTAAATTTGGTTACTGGCGCGATACCCATTTACGGATCATCGGTAACGCAGTTTTAGCACTACAAACGCGCTTCATCATGGATTGGAATGTTTCGGTCCAAGCTGACCGACATGTGCGCTATCAATTGGATTATTTTCCTAAGCCGCTGCAACCGAAAAATGCCAGCACAGCCTTGCAGATCGTCACTTCGGGGCCAACTTCGGACCGTGAACAAATCAAGGCTGGTTACATTAAAATGATCTCAATGGCCAAGAAGAGTATTTGGCTACAGTCACCATACCTGGTACCAGATGAAAGTGTGCTGTCAGCACTGACAATCGCAGCGCAATCAGGAATCGATGTGCGCATCATGATTCCGCACATGCCAGATCATCCATTTATTTATCGGGCAACCCAGTACTATGCCCAGATCTTATTTGCTGCCGGTGTGAAGATTTACATTTACGAAAAAGGCTTTCTGCACGCCAAAACGGCAGTCATGGACGGTAAGATTTCCAGTGTTGGTTCAGCCAATCAAGATTTCCGCAGCTATAAATTGAATTTTGAAGTCAATGCTTTCATGTACGATATTAAAGTGGCTAAGCAACTTGCGCGGATCTTCACCACTGATATGGCTGATTGTCGGTTATTAACGCAAAAAGAAATTGAGCAACAATCTTATTGGCTGACGATCAAACAACGTTTTTCGCGGTTGTTGTCGCCGATATTGTAA
- a CDS encoding MDR family MFS transporter gives MAQQNSSQQVVDANGQPYNRLLLVATLLVGTFSTFIMQTILTTAFPTLMRHFNITADTVQWLTTGFMLVMGIMIPVSAWLLSRFNSKYLYLTAIGLFWIGTFVCYMANSFGVLLAGRLIEAMGVGISAPVFQTIMLSIFPPQKRGTAMGLAGIVIGLAPAIGPTLSGWILLNYSWRMLFLVILPVNGAVFILALFTMHKVLPTAKTAIDVLSVIVSTIGFGSLLYAFSSVGSSSWGNPKVLIPLVIGLVFVALFVQRQLHMDKPLLELRVFGVKAFSLSAILTAVAYMAMMGAEMVLPLYIQTIRGESAFHSGLILLPGAVMMGIMSPITGRIFDRIGAKRLSITGMILLTVGTAFFVTMTAKTPIIYITVLYTMRMFGITMVTMPVTTTGMNALPLNLIGHGTAVNNTTRQVAASMGTAILISVLTNVTNAQSPAKSLLKQAPLAYQQHMINATLSGYHAAFVVSLLFCAVGLVLTFMLPNANHQKEAR, from the coding sequence ATGGCACAGCAAAACTCCAGCCAACAAGTGGTGGATGCCAACGGTCAACCGTATAATCGGTTATTGTTAGTGGCAACCCTACTCGTTGGTACTTTTTCGACTTTTATTATGCAAACGATCCTCACCACTGCATTTCCAACTTTGATGCGGCATTTCAATATCACTGCCGACACCGTACAGTGGCTGACCACTGGCTTCATGTTGGTCATGGGGATCATGATCCCTGTCTCCGCGTGGTTACTTAGCCGCTTCAATTCTAAATATCTTTATTTAACCGCAATTGGTTTGTTTTGGATCGGTACTTTCGTTTGTTACATGGCCAATAGCTTCGGCGTCTTACTTGCCGGCCGTCTGATCGAAGCCATGGGTGTCGGTATTTCGGCACCAGTTTTTCAAACGATCATGTTATCGATTTTTCCACCGCAAAAACGCGGCACGGCCATGGGTTTAGCCGGTATTGTTATTGGTTTAGCCCCTGCTATCGGGCCGACATTATCTGGGTGGATCTTACTTAATTATTCATGGCGGATGTTATTTTTAGTTATCTTGCCGGTCAACGGCGCCGTTTTTATTCTGGCCTTATTCACCATGCACAAAGTTTTACCAACTGCAAAAACTGCCATTGATGTTTTGTCCGTCATTGTCTCAACGATTGGTTTTGGTAGTTTACTTTATGCCTTTTCTTCAGTTGGGTCTTCCAGCTGGGGTAACCCGAAAGTCTTGATTCCACTAGTTATCGGCTTGGTGTTCGTCGCCTTATTTGTTCAGCGACAACTACACATGGACAAACCATTACTGGAATTACGGGTCTTCGGTGTCAAAGCTTTCTCGCTATCCGCAATTTTAACCGCCGTCGCTTACATGGCAATGATGGGCGCTGAAATGGTTTTACCCTTATATATTCAGACGATCCGTGGCGAATCGGCTTTTCATTCTGGCTTGATTTTACTGCCGGGAGCGGTGATGATGGGGATCATGAGCCCGATCACTGGGCGGATTTTTGACCGTATTGGTGCCAAGCGCTTGTCGATCACCGGTATGATCCTATTAACAGTCGGTACCGCCTTTTTTGTGACGATGACCGCTAAAACACCAATTATCTACATTACCGTTTTATATACGATGCGGATGTTCGGGATCACCATGGTTACCATGCCGGTAACAACTACCGGGATGAATGCATTACCGTTAAATTTAATTGGTCATGGGACTGCCGTTAACAACACTACTCGCCAAGTCGCTGCTTCAATGGGGACAGCGATTCTGATCAGTGTTTTGACTAACGTCACTAACGCTCAATCACCAGCTAAATCCTTGTTAAAACAAGCGCCGTTAGCTTATCAGCAACATATGATCAATGCAACTTTGTCCGGCTATCATGCAGCTTTTGTCGTCTCCTTGCTTTTCTGTGCAGTCGGTTTAGTGCTCACCTTCATGTTACCCAATGCTAATCATCAAAAGGAGGCGCGCTAA
- a CDS encoding DUF4811 domain-containing protein, producing MIIVILTLAIFVFSGSMIFMHRGLRRQLVNVFSLLVIVASIGLIIANDNHHFGMEKVSHTQTYTLQSSVATPGVQLLLYHKLGTGNERIYLYRTTHSTKLLKTATHNSQVTVKQNAQRAQLQLRTTRWVYQNKLMTALFGITNENHQLANRHYQFNLSATWHVISTNAAQNK from the coding sequence ATGATCATTGTCATTTTGACGCTCGCTATTTTTGTTTTCAGCGGTAGTATGATTTTTATGCATCGTGGCTTGCGGCGCCAGCTAGTCAACGTCTTTAGTTTACTCGTGATCGTCGCCAGCATCGGCCTGATCATTGCCAACGACAATCACCACTTTGGCATGGAGAAAGTCAGCCATACACAAACGTACACGTTGCAAAGTAGTGTGGCGACCCCTGGTGTTCAGTTATTGCTTTACCACAAGCTAGGTACTGGCAACGAGCGAATCTATCTTTACCGAACGACGCATAGTACTAAGTTACTAAAAACTGCGACTCATAACAGTCAGGTAACTGTAAAACAGAATGCGCAACGCGCGCAACTCCAGCTACGTACAACGCGCTGGGTTTACCAGAATAAACTGATGACGGCACTTTTTGGTATTACCAACGAAAATCACCAATTAGCTAATCGTCACTATCAATTTAATTTATCGGCAACTTGGCACGTGATCAGTACGAACGCTGCACAAAACAAATAA